In one window of Corallococcus macrosporus DNA:
- a CDS encoding SDR family oxidoreductase, with translation MKKVIVLGATSAIAQATVRLLAARGAALYLVGRNAANLEAVARDASTRGAPKVEFRALDLNDCEAHASLVERAWQALGGLDGAVLAHGVLGDQAESQRSWAATELVLRTNFLSAASLLTELANRFEAQKAGTLVVISSVAGDRGRQSNYVYGASKGALTVFLQGLRNRLAKSGVAVVTVKPGFVDTPMTAHVPKNKLFASPEQVARGLLKAADGRKNEVYVPGFWALIMLIIRSIPEPVFKRLKL, from the coding sequence ATGAAGAAAGTCATCGTCCTTGGCGCCACGAGCGCCATTGCCCAGGCCACGGTGCGGCTGCTCGCCGCGCGCGGGGCCGCGCTGTACCTGGTGGGCCGCAACGCCGCGAACCTGGAGGCGGTGGCCCGGGACGCGTCCACGCGCGGCGCGCCGAAGGTGGAGTTCCGGGCGCTGGACCTGAACGACTGTGAAGCGCACGCGAGCCTCGTGGAGCGGGCGTGGCAGGCGCTGGGCGGGCTGGACGGGGCGGTGCTGGCGCATGGCGTGCTGGGCGACCAGGCGGAGAGCCAGCGCTCCTGGGCCGCGACGGAGCTGGTGCTGCGCACGAACTTCCTCTCCGCCGCGTCGCTCCTGACGGAGCTGGCCAACCGCTTCGAGGCGCAGAAGGCCGGCACGCTGGTGGTCATTTCGTCAGTGGCGGGAGACCGGGGCCGGCAGAGCAACTACGTGTACGGCGCGTCCAAGGGCGCGCTGACCGTGTTCCTCCAGGGCCTGCGCAACCGGCTGGCGAAGTCCGGCGTGGCGGTGGTGACGGTGAAGCCCGGCTTCGTGGACACGCCGATGACGGCCCACGTGCCGAAGAACAAGCTCTTCGCCTCACCGGAGCAGGTGGCGCGCGGCCTGCTGAAGGCCGCGGATGGGCGCAAGAACGAGGTCTACGTGCCCGGCTTCTGGGCGCTCATCATGCTCATCATCCGCAGCATCCCGGAGCCGGTGTTCAAGCGGCTGAAGCTCTAG
- a CDS encoding FAD-binding oxidoreductase translates to MSTSDSWGRFPRVEQQTRALVWRSDALPRVDGPVLPHGLGRSYGDSCLNDGGTVLLTAGLDRLIDFDPTTGVVRCEAGVSLDTLLRLAVPRGWFLPVTPGTKFVTVGGAIANDVHGKNHHRAGTFGRHVRRFELVRSDGSRRMCSPVENADWFGATIGGLGLTGLVTWAEVQLTPIRNPFVVQETVPFDNLDGFMRVSAESEADHDFTMSWVDCLARGRKLGRGLFYRGNFAPTQFDRLPLAKSHLSHGSGLAVPMDLPGFCLNRLSVSAFNFLYYHRERTRPSPRLVHYDPFFYPLDSVYGWNRIYGRKGFLQFQCVVPHATARDALKELLERSARGGLPSFLSVLKTFGDLPSPGWMSFPRPGYTLALDFANRGEKTWRLVEELDRVTREAGGAVYPAKDARMSPESFAAYFPQRERFAAYIDPAFSSSFWRRVNPVPLPLPSLEGRQVSIP, encoded by the coding sequence ATGAGCACGTCGGATTCCTGGGGCCGCTTCCCCCGCGTGGAACAACAGACGCGCGCGCTCGTGTGGCGCTCGGACGCGCTGCCCCGGGTGGACGGGCCGGTGCTGCCCCATGGCCTGGGCCGCAGCTACGGCGACTCCTGTCTCAACGACGGGGGCACGGTGCTGCTCACGGCGGGCCTGGACCGGCTCATCGACTTCGACCCGACGACGGGCGTGGTGCGCTGCGAGGCCGGTGTGTCCCTGGACACGCTGCTGCGGCTGGCCGTGCCGCGCGGCTGGTTCCTGCCGGTGACGCCGGGCACGAAGTTCGTCACGGTGGGCGGTGCCATCGCCAACGACGTGCACGGCAAGAACCACCACCGGGCCGGGACGTTCGGCCGGCACGTGCGCCGCTTCGAGCTGGTGCGCTCGGACGGCAGCCGCCGGATGTGCTCGCCCGTGGAGAACGCGGACTGGTTCGGCGCGACCATTGGTGGCCTGGGGCTCACGGGGCTCGTCACCTGGGCGGAGGTGCAGCTGACGCCCATCCGCAACCCCTTCGTGGTGCAGGAAACCGTCCCGTTCGACAACCTGGACGGCTTCATGCGCGTGTCCGCCGAGTCCGAGGCGGACCACGACTTCACCATGTCCTGGGTGGACTGCCTGGCGCGCGGCCGCAAGCTCGGGCGCGGCCTGTTCTACCGGGGCAACTTCGCGCCCACGCAGTTCGACCGGCTGCCCCTGGCGAAGAGCCACCTGTCGCATGGCAGCGGGCTCGCGGTGCCCATGGACCTGCCGGGCTTCTGTCTCAACCGGCTGTCGGTCTCCGCCTTCAACTTCCTGTACTACCACCGGGAGCGGACCAGGCCGTCCCCCCGGCTCGTGCACTACGACCCGTTCTTCTACCCGCTCGACAGCGTTTACGGCTGGAACCGCATCTACGGCCGCAAGGGCTTCCTCCAGTTCCAGTGCGTGGTGCCGCATGCCACCGCGCGTGACGCGCTGAAGGAACTGCTGGAGCGCAGCGCCCGGGGCGGACTGCCCAGCTTCCTGTCCGTGCTCAAGACGTTCGGCGACCTGCCGTCGCCCGGGTGGATGTCCTTTCCGCGCCCGGGCTACACGCTGGCCCTGGACTTCGCCAACCGGGGCGAGAAGACGTGGCGGCTGGTGGAGGAGCTGGACCGCGTGACACGTGAAGCGGGCGGCGCGGTGTATCCGGCCAAGGACGCGCGCATGAGCCCGGAGAGCTTCGCGGCGTACTTCCCCCAGCGCGAGCGGTTCGCCGCGTACATCGACCCTGCCTTCTCCTCCTCCTTCTGGCGCCGGGTGAACCCGGTGCCGCTGCCCCTGCCCTCGCTGGAGGGACGCCAGGTCTCCATCCCATGA
- a CDS encoding UbiA family prenyltransferase, producing the protein MQPSAPTPDAVPDVPLAVDLDGTLVRTDTLHENLLVLLKHAPWLLLLVPLWVLKGKAFFKAEVARRARLDVTSLPYNAELLAFLREEHARGRRLVLATAADRGIADAVASHLGLFDTVVASEAGVNLSGARKLARLREVLGTFDYAGNDAVDLPLWRECRQVIVVHATAGVLRQAHGLGRPVHRVFALPPGGVRPWVKALRVHQWAKNALVFVPVLAAHKATQGGMGPRAVLAFLAFSLCASSVYVINDLLDLASDRRHPSKSRRPFASGALPVRAGVVLAPLLLAGAAALALTTLPLSFSALLAAYFVLTLAYSLRLKQVVMLDVLVLAGLYTVRIFGGALAVGVPTSSWLLMFSMFLFLSLALLKRLSEVRRLRESNEASAHGRGYLAQDYEQLASLGAAAGQVSVLVLALYITSKEVTALYAHPERLWLLCPVMLYWVGRIWVLAHRGLVNEDPLVFALRDRVSYVVGAVAALVLWVAT; encoded by the coding sequence ATGCAGCCCTCAGCCCCCACCCCCGACGCTGTCCCCGACGTCCCGCTCGCGGTCGACCTGGACGGCACGCTGGTGCGCACGGACACGCTGCACGAGAACCTGCTCGTGCTCCTCAAGCACGCGCCGTGGTTGCTGCTGCTGGTGCCGCTGTGGGTGCTGAAGGGCAAGGCCTTCTTCAAGGCGGAGGTGGCCCGCCGCGCGCGGCTGGACGTCACGTCGCTGCCCTACAACGCGGAGCTGCTGGCCTTCCTGCGCGAGGAGCATGCGCGGGGGCGGCGGCTGGTGCTGGCCACGGCCGCGGACCGCGGCATCGCTGACGCGGTGGCCTCCCACCTGGGCCTCTTCGACACGGTGGTCGCCAGCGAGGCCGGGGTGAACCTCTCCGGCGCGCGGAAGCTCGCGCGGCTGCGCGAGGTGCTGGGCACCTTCGACTACGCGGGCAACGACGCGGTGGACCTCCCGCTGTGGCGCGAGTGCCGGCAGGTCATCGTGGTGCATGCGACCGCGGGGGTGCTGCGCCAGGCCCACGGGCTGGGCCGCCCCGTGCACCGCGTCTTCGCGCTTCCTCCGGGCGGGGTGCGCCCCTGGGTGAAGGCGCTGCGGGTGCACCAGTGGGCGAAGAACGCGCTCGTCTTCGTGCCCGTGCTGGCCGCGCACAAGGCCACCCAGGGCGGCATGGGCCCGCGCGCGGTGCTGGCGTTCCTCGCCTTCAGCCTCTGTGCCTCCAGCGTGTATGTCATCAATGACCTGCTGGACCTGGCGTCGGACCGGCGGCACCCGTCCAAGTCCCGGCGGCCCTTCGCGTCCGGGGCCCTGCCGGTGCGCGCGGGCGTGGTGCTGGCGCCGCTGCTCCTGGCGGGCGCCGCGGCGCTCGCGCTGACGACGCTGCCCCTGTCGTTCTCCGCGCTCCTGGCCGCGTACTTCGTCCTGACGCTGGCGTACTCGCTGCGGCTCAAGCAGGTGGTGATGCTGGACGTGCTGGTGCTCGCGGGCCTCTACACCGTGCGCATCTTCGGCGGCGCGCTGGCGGTGGGCGTGCCCACGTCCAGCTGGCTGCTCATGTTCAGCATGTTCCTCTTCCTGTCGCTGGCCCTGCTCAAGCGGCTGAGCGAGGTGCGGCGGCTGCGCGAGTCCAACGAGGCGTCCGCGCACGGGCGAGGCTACCTGGCGCAGGACTACGAGCAGCTCGCGAGCCTGGGCGCGGCGGCGGGGCAGGTGTCCGTGCTGGTGCTGGCGCTGTACATCACCAGCAAGGAGGTGACGGCGCTGTATGCCCATCCGGAGCGGCTGTGGCTCCTGTGCCCGGTGATGCTGTACTGGGTGGGCCGCATCTGGGTGCTGGCACACCGCGGGCTCGTGAACGAGGACCCGCTCGTCTTCGCGCTGCGCGACCGGGTCAGCTACGTCGTGGGCGCGGTCGCGGCGCTGGTGCTGTGGGTGGCGACGTGA